The following proteins are co-located in the Fusobacteria bacterium ZRK30 genome:
- a CDS encoding FMN-binding protein: protein MKRIESIRQKILIVFACIAVLVVLYDKFTAMPEYKGKGQGFLGEVWVKVTMDGKEIKNIIVTKHGDTPGIAKTAMDSVIPEIIMNQSLEVDNVAGATYISEGIKEAVREAVVEAGVNFE, encoded by the coding sequence ATGAAAAGGATTGAAAGTATAAGGCAGAAGATCCTAATAGTATTTGCTTGTATTGCAGTGCTTGTAGTGCTTTACGATAAGTTTACCGCTATGCCTGAATACAAGGGGAAAGGCCAAGGGTTTTTAGGCGAGGTATGGGTCAAGGTTACTATGGATGGAAAGGAAATTAAAAACATTATAGTAACAAAACATGGGGATACTCCTGGTATAGCGAAGACAGCCATGGACAGTGTGATTCCAGAGATCATTATGAATCAGAGTTTAGAAGTAGATAATGTTGCAGGAGCTACGTATATCTCTGAAGGGATCAAGGAAGCTGTAAGAGAAGCGGTTGTAGAAGCAGGAGTTAATTTTGAATAA
- a CDS encoding peptide ABC transporter substrate-binding protein yields the protein MKKIILLLLTLSIIGCGGKKEENVIRETEQKLRFVMASDPKFMDPGLNSESVAGALINNLFEGLIREVGGELKPGITKNYKISEDKKTYTFNLKKTKWSDGKPLTANDFKYSWIRALSPETSSTYAMLFFPIKGAEEFYNGNGKIENIGVEVIDDYTLKVELDAPTPYFLDLTAFYTYLPVRKDIIEKYGENWTKDPNTFISNGPFKLESYSIGEKFVLIKNKQYWNANNIKLEKIEAPIISDESTALTAFENKSVDIISNIPSQELVKLNAESSEFYITPGTGTYFYVFNNNKYPTDNINVRKALTYAIDREAIVENITRGQEIPAKSYIPITNAIKDSKGDVLAEKTKWNVPTRENIEKAKKYLAEAGFPGGKGFPKLELLYNTSENHKAVAEAMQAMWKKNLNIDVNLVNQEWAVFLNTRGKGEYNGVARFGWSIDYPDALSMLEVFSSVEGSNSAQWIKPAYNTLLEKIRVESNGDKRDKLIHEAEDMLLNDYASLPLYYYTNKFMVGSKVKGWERASLGFWYFGNISIED from the coding sequence ATGAAAAAAATTATATTATTACTTTTAACTTTATCCATCATAGGATGCGGTGGTAAAAAAGAAGAAAATGTTATTAGAGAAACAGAACAAAAATTAAGATTTGTAATGGCTTCCGATCCAAAATTTATGGATCCGGGGTTAAATTCAGAATCAGTGGCAGGAGCATTAATAAACAATTTATTTGAAGGACTAATTAGAGAGGTTGGTGGTGAATTAAAACCAGGTATAACAAAAAATTATAAAATCAGCGAAGATAAAAAAACATATACTTTTAATTTGAAGAAAACTAAATGGTCTGATGGAAAGCCATTAACTGCAAATGATTTTAAATACTCTTGGATAAGAGCATTATCACCTGAAACGTCATCAACATATGCTATGTTATTTTTTCCCATAAAAGGAGCAGAAGAGTTTTACAATGGTAATGGTAAGATTGAAAATATAGGTGTAGAAGTTATTGATGATTATACATTAAAAGTTGAATTAGATGCTCCTACCCCATATTTCTTAGATTTAACAGCATTTTATACGTATCTGCCTGTTAGAAAAGATATTATTGAAAAATATGGAGAAAATTGGACAAAAGATCCAAATACATTTATATCAAATGGTCCTTTTAAATTAGAATCGTATTCTATTGGTGAAAAATTTGTATTAATTAAAAATAAACAATATTGGAATGCCAATAATATAAAATTAGAAAAAATTGAAGCACCTATAATATCTGATGAATCGACAGCATTAACAGCATTTGAAAATAAATCGGTAGACATTATTTCTAATATTCCATCCCAAGAATTAGTAAAATTAAATGCTGAAAGTAGTGAATTTTACATTACACCTGGTACAGGAACTTATTTTTATGTCTTTAATAATAATAAATACCCCACAGATAATATAAATGTAAGAAAAGCTTTGACTTACGCAATCGACAGGGAAGCTATCGTAGAAAACATTACTAGAGGTCAAGAAATTCCAGCTAAATCTTATATTCCTATAACCAATGCAATTAAAGATTCAAAGGGAGATGTTTTAGCAGAAAAAACAAAATGGAATGTTCCAACAAGAGAAAATATAGAAAAAGCTAAAAAATATCTAGCGGAAGCAGGCTTTCCTGGTGGGAAGGGTTTTCCTAAATTAGAATTACTATATAATACTTCAGAGAATCATAAAGCAGTAGCTGAAGCAATGCAAGCGATGTGGAAGAAGAATTTGAATATTGATGTGAACTTAGTAAATCAAGAATGGGCTGTATTTTTAAATACTCGTGGTAAAGGAGAATATAATGGTGTCGCAAGATTTGGCTGGTCGATAGATTACCCGGATGCTCTATCTATGTTAGAAGTTTTTTCATCAGTAGAAGGATCAAACAGTGCTCAATGGATAAAGCCTGCCTATAACACTTTATTAGAAAAAATTAGAGTAGAAAGTAACGGAGATAAAAGAGATAAACTTATACATGAAGCAGAAGATATGCTTTTAAATGATTACGCAAGTTTACCATTATATTATTATACAAATAAATTTATGGTAGGTTCAAAGGTAAAAGGATGGGAAAGAGCTTCTTTAGGCTTTTGGTATTTTGGTAATATATCAATCGAAGATTAA
- a CDS encoding amino acid carrier protein: MINSFMESLVSFLWGLPLILTIFITGIYFTLRSGFFQIRFFNHIFSQTIGKIIKNRKTEGEEEGIGIITPFQAVSTAIGGSVGVGNIGGVATAIATGGPGALLWLWIAAALGMIIKMAEVTLGVHYRNIDENGSPYGGPTYYMEKGLGEEKGFKYWYVFALMFGGGIFSTFFITVQNYTVSEAVSSTFGINLLTASVIYIVFNYIMIMKGISGLGKIAGKLVPFMCLFYVGSGLFIIFSNISALPAAFKLIFEGAFNGTAAVGGFTGAAFIAVMRTGIARSVFSNEAGWGSSPMIHASAKTNHPIKQGLWGAFEVFVDTMIVCSITALVIIMSGVWNSGLTGASLTLSAFETGMGSSSRIFLATGIFLFGVTTSSGWYAYYEIILRHLMKKNISLKNKILKFFKIFYPIPGFLMVVIAVSSGMPGGTVWLLADITTAVPTFINVATILILSGKFFELLKDYKEKYIYKTKSLTNQNFVEE, from the coding sequence ATGATAAATTCATTTATGGAAAGTTTAGTTTCATTTTTATGGGGTTTACCTTTAATTTTAACTATATTTATAACTGGAATATACTTTACACTCAGAAGTGGTTTTTTTCAAATAAGATTCTTTAATCATATATTTAGTCAGACTATAGGTAAAATTATAAAAAATAGAAAAACCGAAGGGGAGGAAGAAGGAATAGGAATAATAACACCTTTCCAAGCAGTAAGTACTGCAATTGGAGGATCGGTTGGTGTCGGAAATATTGGAGGAGTAGCCACAGCTATAGCTACAGGTGGACCAGGGGCATTACTTTGGTTATGGATTGCTGCTGCTTTAGGAATGATAATAAAGATGGCGGAGGTTACTTTAGGAGTACACTATAGAAATATAGATGAAAATGGTTCACCTTATGGAGGACCTACTTATTATATGGAAAAAGGTCTTGGAGAAGAAAAAGGTTTTAAATATTGGTATGTCTTTGCTCTTATGTTTGGAGGCGGGATATTCTCGACGTTCTTTATAACGGTACAAAACTACACAGTATCAGAAGCTGTTAGTTCTACATTTGGAATTAATCTTCTCACAGCCAGTGTTATTTATATTGTTTTCAATTATATTATGATTATGAAGGGAATTTCAGGGTTAGGAAAAATAGCAGGAAAATTAGTCCCTTTTATGTGTTTATTTTATGTAGGTTCAGGTTTATTCATAATCTTTTCTAATATAAGTGCCCTTCCAGCGGCATTTAAATTAATATTCGAAGGAGCGTTTAATGGTACTGCTGCAGTTGGAGGATTTACAGGTGCGGCATTTATAGCGGTAATGAGGACAGGAATTGCAAGATCTGTATTTAGTAATGAAGCTGGATGGGGTAGTTCTCCAATGATTCATGCTTCTGCAAAAACAAATCATCCTATAAAACAAGGTTTATGGGGAGCATTTGAAGTATTTGTAGACACCATGATAGTATGTAGTATTACTGCTCTTGTAATAATTATGTCAGGAGTATGGAATAGTGGATTAACTGGAGCATCCTTAACTTTGTCAGCATTTGAAACTGGTATGGGATCATCTAGTAGGATATTTTTGGCAACAGGAATATTTTTATTTGGAGTAACAACCTCTTCAGGTTGGTATGCTTATTATGAGATTATTTTAAGACATTTAATGAAAAAAAATATATCCTTGAAAAATAAAATTTTAAAATTCTTTAAGATCTTCTATCCTATCCCTGGATTCTTAATGGTAGTTATAGCAGTTTCTTCTGGTATGCCAGGAGGAACAGTATGGCTTTTAGCAGATATAACTACAGCGGTTCCTACGTTTATTAATGTTGCTACGATTTTAATTTTGAGTGGTAAATTCTTTGAATTATTAAAAGATTACAAAGAAAAATATATATATAAAACAAAGAGCCTTACAAATCAAAATTTTGTTGAAGAATAA
- a CDS encoding gamma-glutamyl-gamma-aminobutyrate hydrolase family protein, with protein sequence MKKPIIGITSAYEEEKELKHYHRTTVCIDYAESIVKAGGIPLVIPVLNDREVIKSQLELVDGLLMSGGLDINPRYYNQDFLEGTKLVSPERDENEWIILEEYLATNKPILGICRGMQMINVFKGGTLHQDVKNISKEILKHTQDYLPELKVHKINIKKNSILSDLFGEQLVTNSFHHQALDEIGNGLKIVATTNDGIIEAIESKEDRFLLGVQWHPEMMTARGNKDMLKIFEKFIQVTKNKGGIQ encoded by the coding sequence ATGAAAAAGCCTATAATTGGAATAACATCAGCTTATGAAGAAGAAAAAGAATTAAAACACTACCACCGGACAACAGTTTGTATTGATTATGCTGAGTCAATAGTTAAAGCAGGTGGAATTCCTCTTGTAATACCTGTATTGAATGATAGAGAGGTAATTAAGAGTCAATTAGAGCTTGTTGACGGACTTCTTATGTCAGGTGGACTAGATATTAATCCAAGATATTATAATCAAGATTTTTTAGAAGGTACTAAACTTGTCTCTCCTGAAAGAGATGAAAATGAATGGATAATATTAGAAGAGTATTTGGCTACAAATAAGCCTATTCTAGGTATATGTAGAGGTATGCAAATGATCAATGTTTTTAAAGGCGGAACACTTCATCAGGATGTAAAGAATATATCAAAAGAAATACTCAAGCATACTCAAGACTATCTCCCTGAATTAAAAGTCCACAAAATCAATATCAAAAAAAATAGTATCTTAAGTGATTTATTTGGAGAACAGCTTGTAACTAACTCATTCCATCATCAAGCCTTAGATGAAATAGGGAACGGATTAAAAATTGTTGCTACTACCAACGATGGGATAATAGAAGCTATTGAGAGTAAGGAGGATAGATTTCTATTAGGAGTGCAATGGCATCCTGAAATGATGACAGCCCGTGGGAATAAAGACATGCTTAAAATTTTTGAAAAATTTATACAAGTAACAAAAAATAAAGGAGGTATACAATGA
- a CDS encoding MarR family transcriptional regulator has translation MENKEIIVDVLTVANIISMAGKELLGNVVENYNVNQNEYYLLRYLEKNPGEIQYNFLKYTTLTKSRINQIVSKLEKMGYLEKKSEMTGGL, from the coding sequence TTGGAAAATAAAGAAATCATTGTAGATGTTTTGACAGTAGCAAATATTATTTCAATGGCTGGAAAAGAACTATTAGGTAATGTAGTAGAAAATTATAATGTAAATCAAAATGAGTATTACTTGTTACGTTATTTAGAAAAAAATCCAGGAGAAATACAGTATAATTTTTTAAAGTATACAACATTAACTAAATCTAGAATTAATCAGATAGTAAGTAAATTAGAAAAAATGGGGTATTTAGAAAAGAAGTCAGAGATGACAGGTGGTCTTTAA